The proteins below are encoded in one region of Candidatus Eisenbacteria bacterium:
- a CDS encoding M42 family metallopeptidase yields the protein MKLLKELCETPAISGREQPMIVLMERELRKSCDEVRVDGFGNVIGIKRPGKATTKGRRALKVMISGHMDEIGFVVSHIDKKGFIRFNPRGGHVPKVLYSQRVRILGREEITGIVEASPAFLGQPEELLKSAEIKNFFIDTGLADKALRKVVSVGDPVVLDRGFIEQGDCYISKAFDNRVGCYAVLEAARRLKRHAAEVYCVGSAQEEVGVRGARGAAKEIDPDLGVAIDVTGAFDTPGVAEHQQVSALGAGVAIKINDSASISNHGIVQFMKRLAEKNKIKHQMEILPFGGTDAMGMQLFGRGPVCTLSVPTRYVHSPNEMIHKADLEATVKLLVCFLERAQECRPEF from the coding sequence ATGAAACTGCTCAAGGAACTCTGCGAGACCCCGGCGATTTCGGGTCGTGAACAGCCGATGATCGTGCTGATGGAGCGCGAGCTGAGGAAGAGCTGCGACGAGGTCCGCGTCGACGGCTTCGGCAACGTGATCGGGATCAAGAGGCCGGGAAAGGCGACGACGAAGGGACGGCGCGCCCTCAAGGTCATGATCTCCGGGCACATGGATGAGATCGGCTTCGTCGTCAGCCACATCGACAAGAAGGGGTTCATTCGATTCAACCCCCGAGGCGGGCATGTGCCGAAAGTCCTCTACTCCCAGAGGGTGCGCATCCTCGGCAGGGAGGAGATCACGGGAATCGTTGAGGCGTCGCCGGCGTTTCTGGGACAGCCCGAGGAGCTGCTGAAGTCGGCGGAGATCAAGAACTTCTTCATCGACACGGGTCTCGCCGACAAGGCGCTGCGCAAAGTCGTCAGCGTGGGGGATCCGGTCGTCCTCGACCGCGGATTCATCGAGCAGGGCGATTGCTACATCTCCAAGGCGTTCGACAACCGCGTCGGCTGCTACGCGGTGCTGGAGGCGGCAAGGCGCCTCAAAAGGCACGCGGCCGAGGTCTATTGCGTGGGGAGCGCGCAGGAGGAGGTCGGCGTGCGCGGCGCGCGCGGGGCCGCGAAGGAGATCGATCCCGATCTCGGCGTCGCGATCGACGTGACGGGGGCGTTCGACACTCCGGGAGTCGCGGAGCACCAGCAGGTGAGCGCCCTTGGCGCGGGAGTCGCGATCAAGATCAATGACAGCGCGAGCATCTCGAACCACGGGATCGTCCAGTTCATGAAGCGCCTCGCGGAGAAGAACAAGATCAAGCACCAGATGGAGATTCTGCCGTTCGGGGGAACGGATGCGATGGGGATGCAGCTCTTTGGCCGGGGACCGGTCTGCACCCTCTCCGTCCCGACTCGTTACGTCCACTCCCCGAACGAGATGATCCACAAGGCGGACCTGGAGGCGACCGTGAAGCTCCTGGTCTGCTTCCTGGAACGCGCCCAGGAGTGCAGGCCGGAGTTCTGA